A genomic region of Micromonospora sp. NBC_01796 contains the following coding sequences:
- the rpmB gene encoding 50S ribosomal protein L28, translated as MASVCDVCGKGPGFGHNVSHSHRRTNRRWNPNIQTVRTPAGGGNTRKMQVCTSCIKAGKVVRA; from the coding sequence GTGGCTAGCGTGTGCGACGTCTGTGGCAAGGGGCCGGGCTTCGGCCACAACGTTTCCCACTCGCACCGGCGGACCAACCGCCGCTGGAACCCGAACATCCAGACCGTGCGCACCCCGGCCGGTGGCGGCAACACCCGCAAGATGCAGGTCTGCACCTCCTGCATCAAGGCCGGCA